A section of the Kluyveromyces lactis strain NRRL Y-1140 chromosome F complete sequence genome encodes:
- the CPA2 gene encoding carbamoyl-phosphate synthase (glutamine-hydrolyzing) CPA2 (similar to uniprot|P03965 Saccharomyces cerevisiae YJR109C CPA2 Large subunit of carbamoyl phosphate synthetase, which catalyzes a step in the synthesis of citrulline, an arginine precursor), with protein sequence MSTSIYSSTEPTTSAFNTDEYNPQLVEGVESVLVIGSGGLSIGQAGEFDYSGSQAIKALKEANKKTILVNPNIATNQTSHSLADEIYYLPVTPEYITYIIERERPDAILLTFGGQTGLNCGVALDKAGVLAKYNIKVLGTPIKTLETSEDRDLFAQALKEIDIPTAESIACETVDAALEAADIVGFPVIVRSAYALGGLGSGFANNAQEMKQLASQSLSLAPQILVEKSLKGWKEVEYEVVRDRVGNCITVCNMENFDPLGIHTGDSIVFAPSQTLSDEEFHMLRSAAIKIIRHLGVIGECNVQYALSPDSLDYRVIEVNARLSRSSALASKATGYPLAYTAAKIALGYTLPELPNPITKTTVANFEPSLDYIVAKIPRWDLSKFQHVNRSVGSSMKSVGEVMAIGRNFEEAFQKAIRQIDPSFIGFQGSDEFDDLDNALSEPTDRRWLAVGQALIHEGYSVEKVHELTKIDSWFLFKCMNIVDMYKDLEQVNDLESLDKELLLEAKKLGFSDAQIALCLNKGSDSRTSELEVRSYRKSFGIVPFVKRIDTLAAEFPAQTNYLYTTYNATKSDIEFTDNGVLVLGSGVYRIGSSVEFDWCAVNTTKALRKEGKKTIMINYNPETVSTDFDEVDRLYFEELSFERVMDIYELENSEGCVISVGGQLPQNIALKLLHNGAHILGTSPEDIDKAENRHKFSTILDSIGVNQPEWSELSSVEEAKVFANQVGYPVLIRPSYVLSGAAMSVVTGEHELEVKLTTASDVSPDHPVVMSKFIEGAQEIDVDAVAHNGMVLVHAISEHVENAGIHSGDATLVLPPQNLSQNIKDRLKEIADKVAKAWNITGPFNMQIIKDDRDEGVSLKVIECNIRASRSFPFVSKVLGVNFIEAAVQAFLSKDVPEPVNLMDKAYDYVATKVPQFSFTRLAGADPFLGVEMASTGEVASFGSNALESYWTAIQSTMNFNVPLPPSGILFGGDLSKNYLGEVVKYVAPLGYKLYATNEDTKKYLETFSKGVSVELIEFPKNDKRKLRELFQAKDISAVFNLAAKRAESLEDVDYIMRRNAIDFALPLFNEPQTAMLFAKAMSLKIAEKVKVLESKDVIVPHEVRTWSEYLHCKPI encoded by the coding sequence ATGTCTACTAGTATCTATTCATCTACCGAACCCACGACATCGGCATTCAACACTGATGAATATAATCCACAGTTAGTGGAAGGTGTGGAATCAGTGCTTGTTATCGGTTCTGGTGGTCTTTCGATCGGTCAGGCCGGTGAGTTCGATTATTCTGGTTCTCAAGCTATcaaagctttgaaagaagctAACAAAAAGACAATTTTGGTGAACCCTAACATTGCCACCAATCAGACCTCTCATTCTCTTGCAGACGagatttattatttgcCTGTCACTCCGGAGTATATTACCTATATCATCGAACGCGAAAGACCAGATGCAATTTTGCTAACATTCGGTGGTCAAACAGGGTTGAACTGTGGTGTCGCTTTGGACAAAGCTGGCGTACTAGCTAAATACAACATTAAGGTCTTGGGTACCCCAATTAAGACTCTAGAAACATCAGAGGATAGAGACCTTTTCGCTCAAGCTCTAAAAGAGATCGACATTCCAACTGCTGAGTCCATTGCCTGTGAAACCGTTGATGCTGCTTTGGAAGCTGCTGACATTGTTGGATTCCCAGTAATTGTTAGATCTGCTTACGCTCTTGGTGGTTTAGGATCTGGTTTTGCTAATAACGCTCaagaaatgaaacaatTAGCTTCtcaatctctttctttggCACCTCAAATTCTTGTCgagaaatctttgaaggGCTGGAAAGAAGTGGAATACGAAGTGGTTAGAGATCGTGTCGGAAATTGTATTACTGTGTGTAACatggaaaattttgatCCACTAGGTATCCATACAGGTGATTCTATCGTTTTTGCACCTTCTCAAACTCTATCCGATGAGGAGTTCCATATGTTGAGAAGCGCAGCAATCAAGATTATTAGACACTTGGGTGTCATCGGTGAATGTAACGTACAATATGCTTTAAGTCCAGACAGTTTAGATTATAGAGTCATTGAAGTGAATGCACGTTTGTCTCGTTCATCCGCTTTGGCCTCAAAAGCTACCGGTTATCCATTGGCTTATACTGCCGCCAAGATTGCATTAGGATACACTTTACCTGAACTTCCTAACCCAATCACCAAGACAACAGTTGCAAATTTCGAACCATCTTTGGATTACATTGTCGCTAAGATCCCACGTTGGGATTTATCGAAGTTCCAGCACGTGAACAGATCCGTCGGTTCATCTATGAAATCTGTCGGTGAAGTTATGGCAATCGGtagaaattttgaagaagctttcCAAAAGGCCATCAGACAAATCGACCCTTCATTCATTGGATTCCAAGGGTctgatgaatttgatgatttggacAATGCTTTGAGTGAACCTACCGATAGAAGATGGTTGGCTGTCGGACAAGCTTTGATCCATGAAGGATATTCGGTGGAAAAGGTCCATGAATTAACCAAAATTGACTCATGGTTCCTATTCAAGTGTATGAACATAGTCGACATGTATAAAGATTTGGAACAGGTTAATGACCTGGAATCTTTGGACAAAGAACTGCTACTTGAAGCGAAGAAACTAGGTTTCTCTGATGCTCAAATCGCACTATGTTTGAACAAGGGTAGTGACTCAAGAACCTCAGAATTAGAAGTTAGAAGTTACAGAAAATCCTTTGGAATCGTTCCGTTTGTCAAACGAATTGACACCCTAGCCGCAGAATTCCCTGCTCAAACAAACTATTTATACACTACTTACAATGCTACTAAGAGTGATATCGAATTCACTGATAATGGTGTTCTAGTGCTCGGCTCAGGTGTCTACAGAATAGGTTCAAGTGTGGAATTCGATTGGTGTGCTGTTAACACCACAAAGGCCCTCAGAAAAGAAGGGAAGAAAACTATTATGATAAATTACAATCCTGAAACGGTTTCCACAgattttgatgaagttgaCAGATTGTATTTCGAAGAACTCTCTTTCGAGCGTGTCATGGATATTTACGAGTTGGAGAATTCTGAAGGTTGTGTCATCTCCGTTGGTGGTCAACTTCCACAGAACATCGCTTTGAAACTTCTTCACAATGGTGCTCACATATTGGGTACCTCTCCTGAAGACATTGACAAGGCTGAAAACAGACACAAGTTCTCAACTATTCTGGATTCTATCGGCGTCAATCAACCAGAATGGAGTGAGTTGTCttctgttgaagaagctaAAGTATTCGCTAATCAAGTGGGATACCCGGTTTTAATTCGTCCATCGTACGTGTTGTCTGGTGCTGCTATGAGTGTTGTTACTGGTGAGCACGAACTTGAAGTAAAACTTACCACAGCTTCGGACGTCTCTCCAGATCATCCAGTTGTTATGTCTAAGTTCATCGAAGGTGctcaagaaattgatgtGGACGCTGTAGCACATAATGGTATGGTATTAGTTCATGCTATTTCTGAACACGTAGAAAACGCTGGTATTCACTCTGGTGATGCAACGTTAGTCCTACCTCCACAAAATCTGTctcaaaatatcaaagataGATTGAAAGAGATTGCTGACAAAGTTGCAAAGGCATGGAATATTACAGGTCCTTTCAACATGcaaattatcaaagatgatAGAGATGAAGGTGTTTCCTTGAAGGTCATTGAATGTAATATCAGAGCTTCCAGATCCTTCCCATTTGTCTCAAAAGTTTTAGGTGTTAACTTCATAGAAGCAGCTGTTCAAGCATTTTTGAGCAAGGATGTTCCCGAACCTGTAAATCTAATGGACAAAGCATATGACTATGTTGCAACCAAGGTTCCacaattttctttcaccAGACTAGCCGGAGCTGATCCATTTTTAGGTGTCGAGATGGCATCCACCGGTGAGGTTGCGTCCTTCGGTAGCAATGCGTTAGAGAGTTACTGGACTGCTATTCAAAGTACAATGAATTTCAATGTTCCTCTCCCACCAAGTGGTATTCTCTTCGGGGGTGACCTATCTAAGAACTATCTAGGTGAAGTGGTGAAATATGTTGCACCATTGGGTTACAAGTTATATGCTACCAATGAGGATACCAAGAAATATTTGGAGACGTTCAGCAAGGGCGTTTCAGTCGAACTAATCGAATTCCCAAAAAATGACAAGAGAAAGTTGCGTGAACTCTTCCAAGCCAAGGATATCAGTGCTGTATTCAATCTTGCCGCCAAGAGAGCAGAGAGCCTAGAAGATGTAGATTATATCATGAGAAGAAATGCTATTGACTTTGCCCTTCCATTATTCAATGAGCCACAAACTGCTATGCTATTTGCGAAAGCTATGAGTCTGAAGATTGCAGAAAAGGTGAAGGTTTTGGAATCTAAGGATGTTATTGTTCCTCATGAAGTCCGTACCTGGAGTGAGTACTTACACTGCAAACCAATTTAA
- a CDS encoding DUF5137 domain-containing protein (conserved hypothetical protein) encodes MDENDPYGWYLEEPDNSDWETDDTQQIINSEMYTRSLQPEKLPALPPIKEITDDNLKRDRSERSDSKMVTNTTYSNSNSDPPNELHGIKRQRK; translated from the coding sequence ATGGATGAAAACGATCCATATGGCTGGTACCTGGAGGAACCCGATAATAGCGACTGGGAAACTGATGATACTCAGCAAATCATCAACTCTGAAATGTATACCAGAAGCCTACAACCTGAAAAACTGCCGGCTCTACCACCTATCAAGGAAATAACAGATGACAACCTTAAAAGAGATAGATCAGAACGTTCAGATTCGAAGATGGTGACAAATACAACatattccaattccaattcagATCCTCCTAATGAGCTTCACGGTATTAAAAGACAGAGAAAGTGA